A genomic region of Stigmatopora nigra isolate UIUO_SnigA chromosome 16, RoL_Snig_1.1, whole genome shotgun sequence contains the following coding sequences:
- the ankrd33ba gene encoding ankyrin repeat domain-containing protein 33B, with product MVLITDDRDGGVAASLRVKQPQQQQHKAGAGIAQVHPIIVEEEDHHLGLCEDDEENDEDEEDFEEVDFEDLDDTRSIASDDSFYPPDDDAFADSEHSTSPHNPEPVSFFRACCTNNASIVRIMIRHGLSEDEVNQEDRNNRTGLLVACYQGYVDVVIALSQCPYVDANWQDSEGNTALITAAQAGHITITNYLLNYYSSLDIERRNCHGFTALMKAAMQGRVECVRSLMMAGATLNARDCGRQLTAREWALFTGRYETAWVMGRLMERSSPDQMCDAYSLEWPPLASMVAKAREPRGCLRRLTDTMRDIFNIANVTNPEDAGVIDHLVSVTTAVKSPFIAITCHTVCPESPPSVGKRRYAVPEILHLQRAKELSAINPDRIDTHLKLFQNSRVTLVPKPSPGRRASLQTPITVPRVRTSSLGMLSDHGTELRRTSLLPLHMLLRRCSVRPGFTIPKVRVSKAPTPTYEPDKVRRKSCAKDGGRHLLQIPKWRYKELKEERRKAEEAERRRLEALTKRHLTVGIRK from the exons ATGGTGCTGATCACGGACGACAGGGATGGAGGAGTCGCAGCGTCGCTCCGGGTCAAGCAaccccagcagcagcagcacaaaGCCGGCGCGGGCATCGCTCAAGTTCACCCGATCATAGTTGAGGAGGAGGACCACCACCTTGGCTTGTGTGAGGATGACGAAGAGAAcgatgaggatgaggaagatTTCGAAGAAGTTGACTTTGAGGACTTGGACGACACCAGGAGCATCGCGTCCGATGACTCCTTCTACCCACCCGATGATGATGCGTTCGCGGACTCCGAGCACTCCACGTCCCCTCATAACCCGGAGCCCGTGTCGTTCTTCCGGGCGTGCTGCACTAACAACGCTTCTATCGTTCGGATCATGATAAGGCATGGACTCAGCGAGGACGAAGTTAATCAAGAAGACCGAAACAACAGG ACGGGGTTGCTGGTTGCTTGTTACCAAGGTTATGTTGATGTTGTCATAGCTTTATCTCAGTGCCCGTATGTCGATGCTAACTGGCAAGACAGTGAAGGGAACACGGCCCTCATCACTGCAGCACAGGCAG GTCACATTACAATCACCAACTATCTGCTCAACTACTACTCAAGCTTGGACATTGAAAGGAGAAATTGTCATGGCTTTACTGCTCTCATGAAAGCTGCAATGCAGGGCCGTGTTGAATGTGTGCGCTCACTCATGATGGCAG GAGCTACTCTTAACGCACGGGATTGTGGCCGTCAATTGACCGCTAGGGAGTGGGCCTTGTTCACCGGGCGCTATGAAACTGCCTGGGTGATGGGTCGATTGATGGAACGATCCTCTCCGGATCAAATGTGTGATGCGTACAG TCTAGAATGGCCCCCCTTGGCCTCAATGGTGGCCAAAGCTCGTGAGCCCAGAGGCTGTCTGAGGCGCTTGACTGACACGATGCGCGATATCTTCAACATCGCCAATGTGACCAACCCGGAAGACGCTGGCGTCATCGACCACCTGGTGTCCGTGACGACAGCCGTGAAGAGCCCTTTCATTGCAATAACTTGCCATACA GTGTGCCCTGAGAGTCCACCAAGTGTGGGCAAACGGCGTTATGCAGTTCCCGAGATCCTCCATCTCCAACGCGCCAAAGAGCTCAGCGCCATCAACCCAGACAGGATAGATACTCACCTCAAGCTGTTCCAAAACTCGCGGGTGACTCTAGTTCCCAAGCCCTCACCCGGTAGGCGGGCCAGCCTTCAGACGCCAATCACTGTGCCCCGAGTCAGGACCTCCAGCCTGGGAATGTTGTCTGATCATGGAACTGAGCTACGAAGGACTAGCCTTCTGCCTCTGCATATGCTACTGAGGAGGTGCAGCGTAAGGCCAGGCTTTACCATTCCAAAGGTGCGGGTTTCCAAGGCCCCTACGCCCACTTATGAACCTGACAAGGTTCGCAGGAAGAGCTGTGCAAAAGATGGAGGCAGGCACTTGCTGCAGATACCTAAGTGGCGATATAAGGAGCTCAAAGAGGAGAGGAGGAAAGCCGAAGAGGCTGAAAGGAGGAGGCTGGAGGCATTAACCAAGAGACACCTCACTGTCGGGATTaggaaatag
- the ropn1l gene encoding ropporin-1-like protein — protein MPPPETMFCSQQINIPTGLPEVLKNFSKAAIRTQPKDLLVWSAAYFEALAKGETLPVKDRLELNFGNQNKDAMLTPGLLKTLHKQLSTAETCGREDLQDKWKALCLPMEQLEDMLILGNFDMEINWMQFFALGCSALGDSLKASLKVACEILTEDEEGGAARIPFEIFSLLCMYLANLDPDMPRGHVDGLLTSLEPQVKVQHGMIKPLDFIHREDIQPPCNSSD, from the exons ATGCCTCCACCGGAGACCATGTTCTGTTCCCAGCAAATAAACATCCCAACGGGACTTCCGGAAGTTTTGAAGAATTTTTCTAAAGCAGCCATCCGAACTCAGCCCAAAGACCTATTGGTGTGGTCTGCAGC CTACTTTGAGGCATTGGCTAAAGGAGAGACTCTGCCTGTCAAGGATAGGCTGGAACTGAATTTTGGCAACCAGAATAAAGATGCAATGTTGACTCCAGGCCTGTTGAAGACCCTTCACAAACAG CTTTCTACTGCAGAGACATGTGGCAGAGAGGATTTGCAGGACAAATGGAAGGCACTGTGTCTGCCCATGGAACAGTTGGAGGACATGTTgatactgggaaactttgacaTGGAAATCAATTGGATGCAGTTTTTCGCACTGGGCTGCAGTGCTCTGGGAGAT TCTCTCAAGGCCTCCCTCAAGGTCGCCTGTGAGATCCTGACCGAAGATGAGGAGGGAGGAGCTGCGAGGATCCCTTTTGAGATATTTTCACTACTATGCATGTACCTTGCTAACCTGGACCCCGATATGCCACGGGGCCACGTCGACGGCCTTCTCACAAGCCTGGAGCCACAAGT GAAAGTGCAGCACGGGATGATCAAACCTCTTGACTTCATCCATCGGGAGGATATACAGCCACCTTGTAACTCATCAGACTGA